One genomic segment of Syngnathus acus chromosome 1, fSynAcu1.2, whole genome shotgun sequence includes these proteins:
- the LOC119123319 gene encoding cysteine-rich hydrophobic domain-containing protein 2, which yields MMEDFDEIYEEEEEEEEDEDRAAEEQLLKYAPDPVVVRGSGHVTVFGLSNKFESEFPSALTGKVAPEEFKASINRVNSCLKKTLPVNVRWLLCGCLCCCCTLGFSLWPVICLSKRTRRSIEKLLEWENRRLYHKLCLHWRLNKRKCESNNMMEYVILIEFLPKIPIFRPD from the exons ATGATGGAGGACTTTGACGAAATctacgaggaagaggaggaggaagaagaggacgaGGACAGGGCCGCGGAAGAACAGCTCCTCAAGTACGCTCCGGATCCGGTGGTGGTGCGAGGCTCCGGACACGTCACAGT ATTTGGACTTAGCAACAAATTTGAATCCGAATTTCCTTCAGCACTTACAGGGAAG gtTGCACCTGAGGAGTTCAAAGCGAGTATCAACCGTGTGAACAGCTGTCTAAAGAAGACGCTACCGGTCAACGTACGATGGCTCCTGTGCGGCTGCCTGTGCTGTTGCTGCACGCTCGGCTTTAGTTTGTGGCCTGTCATTTGTCTCAGCAAGCGG ACAAGAAGATCTATAGAGAAACTTCTAGAGTGGGAGAACCGCAGACTCTACCACAAG CTATGTTTGCATTGGCGACTGAACAAAAGAAAGTGTGAATCCAACAACATGATGGAGTAT GTAATCCTAATAGAATTCCTACCGAAGATCCCCATCTTCAGACCCGACTAG
- the LOC119125313 gene encoding uncharacterized protein LOC119125313, with translation MLFLILAFTFLSAGLSAPLTSDCDTLTQQVEIQSRDPLLGVWTFAGESTDMPGSKLLTKMFVENVWGKVFPANESDSIFVFQVQKMLGRCYSITSKLTLVNNTLHMEHPLSASEVLLRTSCSDCILLLSNTTLGERTYRVMQLLTRRPKLTSAEIDEFKRQAACLNLPPPTILAADKGFCPDSSASKDTETTDLTSVLSQADPEYMRLLDKLLSSQSGIKMIVDSMRN, from the exons ATGTTGTTCTTAATCCTCGCTTTCACGTTTCTATCGGCAGGCCTCTCGGCCCCTCTGACCTCTGACTGTGACACGTTGACCCAGCAGGTGGAAATCCAAAGTCGCGACCCG CTCTTGGGCGTGTGGACGTTTGCGGGAGAAAGTACTGACATGCCAGGCTCCAAACTCCTGACAAAGATGTTTGTGGAAAACGTGTGGGGGAAAGTCTTCCCGGCCAATGAGAGCGACTCCATCTTTGTGTTTCAAGTCCAGAAAAT GTTGGGCCGATGCTACAGTATCACTTCAAAGTTGACCTTGGTCAACAACACTCTGCACATGG AGCATCCCCTCTCTGCTAGTGAGGTTCTCTTGAGGACCAGCTGCTCTGACTGCATTCTTCTTCTGTCTAACACTACCTTGGGAGAACGCACGTACCGTGTTATGCAGCTTTTGA CCAGAAGACCAAAATTGACGAGTGCTGAGATTGATGAGTTCAAGAGGCAGGCGGCATGTCTGAATTTACCCCCACCCACCATCCTGGCTGCAGACAAAG GTTTTTGTCCAGATTCATCAGCTTCAAAAGACACAGAGACCACTGATTTAACCTCCGTCCTCAGTCAAGCTGACCCAGAATATATGAGACTATTGGACAAGCTGCTCAGCAGTCAAAGTGGAATAAAGATGATTGTGGATTCGatgagaaattaa
- the LOC119125305 gene encoding uncharacterized protein LOC119125305, with the protein MKSCEVVVLLLALLCVGRAAPLTSCDTLLKPISISNEQMLGRWLYIGGSSDLPGSRSLGHLLNSIWLDIRATSLSNVLTIFQTQRIYGECSGMIYNVTMQNSTLLIEHPFYLKEVYLETDCADCLVVYEEVKTSQDSFKSLLLFSRQRSVSLADVEMLKMQAKCLQMPSPLMMDPSYEICPDNIATSDGLAAFNSLLEAKMGQRVAKLLDQLFDFFIN; encoded by the exons ATGAAGAGCTGCGAGGTCGTCGTTCTTTTGCTCGCTCTTCTCTGCGTGGGCCGCGCTGCTCCGTTGACAAGCTGTGACACTTTGCTGAAGCCGATAAGCATCAGCAATGAACAA ATGTTGGGACGCTGGCTGTACATCGGGGGGAGCTCCGACCTCCCGGGAAGTCGATCTCTGGGACATCTGCTCAACAGCATCTGGTTGGACATCCGCGCCACCTCCCTCAGCAACGTGCTCACCATCTTCCAGACGCAGAGAAT ctATGGTGAATGTTCCGGGATGATCTACAACGTGACCATGCAAAACAGCACATTATTGATTG AGCATCCGTTTTACCTCAAGGAAGTATACCTGGAGACAGACTGTGCAGACTGCCTGGTGGTCTATGAAGAAGTCAAAACCAGTCAAGACTCCTTTAAGAGTCTTCTGCTGTTCA GCAGGCAACGGAGCGTCTCACTTGCCGACGTGGAGATGCTCAAGATGCAAGCAAAGTGTCTCCAGATGCCCTCCCCACTCATGATGGACCCGAGCTATG AAATCTGCCCAGACAACATTGCAACCTCGGATGGACTTGCTGCCTTCAACTCGTTGTTAGAGGCCAAGATGGGACAGCGGGTTGCGAAGCTTCTCGACCAACTTTTTGACTTCTTTATCAACTGA